The Mangifera indica cultivar Alphonso chromosome 19, CATAS_Mindica_2.1, whole genome shotgun sequence nucleotide sequence ATTTACACATTACCGTTGTTAATTTGATGCAGGAGGCCATGTCACTCTCGCTTCTTCAGATTTATTCAAAGATAAGAACaagaattatattattaatttatttgtgtgctaattataattatattcaggAAACTTAAAGGTAAAGTCAAGATCCGTAAATAAGGGAATGCAGAAACACATACGCAGTAAGACTTAAagcagaaaataataaaattggttTTACATTGTCATTATGATCTCTCTAAAAATGGCTTCTTCCAGTAGATCAGTATGGTCGGGGTGGATAGATTCCGCTTGGAGGACCTGTAATCAATCAGAGAGAGCATCAAGCACTGAGGTGGAAGGAgttgaaataattaatatatatatatataaaatacctGGAGGATAGTAAGATGAGGCCTGAGGCTGAGGGGGTGGTGGGTACGGTTGTGGAGGATAGACGGAGGGTGACTGAGGGTAAGTGTATTGAGGGTAGATTGACGGCGGCGGAGGAGGAGGAGGGCATGTCTGTGGAGGATAGCCTGGTGGAGGGCTGGGATTGAAAGAATATGTTGTTGTCTGAGCAGGGTATGGAGTGTAAGGAGATGGGGATGAGTAAGCGTACACCGTGGTTGGTGGGTAAGGAGGAGCTAGGCCTTGGCAAATGACGCTGGATGGTGCTGTATACTGGGGAGCTTCTGAAGCCAATTTTGTCTTGGCTTTCTCACTTAGCTGCGATGGCCCAAACATGGAAACCAATCAATGCTTTGTTACTAACCCAATCATTCTCTAAACATAGTGAAGGTGAAAATTACCAGAGCAGTTGAGTAGTGCATTATGAGTCGGACTTCTCCAGAGTGTCTGCATGAAGAAGATCTATCAGATACACGAAGAAATAACGAAAATTGTCGTACCGATTAAAATCTTgggatatttatttataacctgCCAGTTCTACTCACAAGCGGCCATGTAGAATCATCAAAACCCTGGGATAGGACTCTATGAAGTTGAATCCTGAAAGAGCAACATCAGGCTATTGTCAGTTCATAGTTTTGAGAACAAATTCAGTTTTTCCTGGGATTCTTGAAGACTGACATTTACCTTCCAGAGCCAATGAATTCATCCGCCATAAGGGTGTTGCTGTTCCAGACCACAGTATTCAGTTCTCGTAGGCCTTCAATAAGTGGGAAAACGAACTTCTCTTGGAAAGTTGGATTCTTGCCTCCATCTAACAAATCATCATGAGAAATAAGATGGCAGAATCCAAAAGTAAAATAGCATTGAAGAATGTTTGAACTG carries:
- the LOC123203617 gene encoding protein SRC2 is translated as MSTSGIQGLPLEVTVVGCYNLKDKEWISRQDPYVCLEYGSTKYRTKTCTDGGKNPTFQEKFVFPLIEGLRELNTVVWNSNTLMADEFIGSGRIQLHRVLSQGFDDSTWPLVSRTGRHSGEVRLIMHYSTALLSEKAKTKLASEAPQYTAPSSVICQGLAPPYPPTTVYAYSSPSPYTPYPAQTTTYSFNPSPPPGYPPQTCPPPPPPPSIYPQYTYPQSPSVYPPQPYPPPPQPQASSYYPPGPPSGIYPPRPY